One Clavelina lepadiformis chromosome 1, kaClaLepa1.1, whole genome shotgun sequence genomic region harbors:
- the LOC143457496 gene encoding F-box only protein 8-like: protein MGQQVTRRLQPEDQNANTWNSNYRRQNLLGRLLRNRSSRSQSPRMTQNFVDLHLLPPELGLEILKNLNATDLCLASCVWSDLANDESLWEGLCMTHWGSCSAYHTWKSERKSFKKLFMLLDEGSLSFNTQPEWGIQYLIEHGVLKDDVKDIAQFFHFTNQLCWQKVRIYLRERQDILEEMIKLQSYKDQFLPNALRKFFHAVDSPTSRGDYLNLLIEKFAERFCIDNPNLRLTPDVITILCYSLILLSVDLTSPHVKNKMSKREFVRNICRAIQRDADHETVVDRDFAGHLYDNVYLVGHIAPQRWESAQSLQRN from the exons GGAATTCAAATTACAGGC GTCAAAATCTTCTGGGCCGTTTACTAAGAAACAGGTCGAGTCGTAGTCAGAGTCCGAGAATgactcaaaattttgttgatctTCATCTTCTTCCTCCTGAGCTTGGCTTGGAG ATCTTGAAGAATTTGAACGCAACCGACCTGTGTCTTGCATCGTGCGTTTGGTCTGACCTGGCCAATGATGAAAGCTTGTGGGAGGG ATTATGCATGACACACTGGGGTTCCTGTAGCGCTTATCACACATGGAAGTCAGAGAGAAAATCTTTTAAGAAGCTGTTTATGCTTTTAGATGAAGGAAGTCTCAGTTTTAACACCCAGCCTGAATGG GGAATTCAGTATCTTATTGAGCACGGCGTCTTGAAAGATGATGTGAAAGATATTGCCCAGTTTTTTCACTTCACAAACCAACTATGTTGGCAGAAAGTTCGAATTTACCTCCGTGAAAG gcaGGATATTTTAGAAGAAATGATCAAACTACAAAGTTACAAGGACCAGTTTCTTCCCAATGCTCTCAG GAAGTTCTTCCATGCAGTGGATTCACCAACATCGCGGGGAGACTACCTCAATCTTTTGATAGAAAAATTTGCCGAGAGATTTTGCATCGACAATCCCAACTTGAGATTGACCCCGG ACGTGATCACAATTCTATGCTACTCCCTTATTCTACTTTCTGTTGATCTTACGAGTCCGCACGTGAAGAACAAAATGTCGAAGCGAGAATTTGTGCGAAACATCTGCCGCGCGATTCAACGAGATGCTGATCATGAAACTGTGGTTGATCGTGATTTTGCCGGACACTTGTACGACAATGTTTATTTGGTGGGACACATCGCCCCCCAGCGGTGGGAAAGCGCCCAATCATTACAAAGAAACTAA